A window of Ignavibacterium sp. contains these coding sequences:
- a CDS encoding uracil-DNA glycosylase translates to MKSIPKKKIIEALKDQQSIFGDYLFEEKLPKPKTRYDEIPEVIEVVREPADESENLFELSEDWQNAKSLDELNLLIKDCTKCVLHKNRNNFVFGSGNPNAEVMVIGEGPGAEEDKQGLPFVGRAGQLLTDILKAIKFERNEVYIANIVKCRPPENRTPLPEEMETCIPYLKKQISLIQPKMILCLGLTAAKGLLRKKESLTALRGKFFDYEGIKVMVTFHPAALLRNPNWKKDCWEDVKKFRKMYDEIVK, encoded by the coding sequence ATGAAATCTATCCCGAAGAAAAAAATAATTGAAGCACTAAAAGATCAGCAAAGTATTTTTGGTGATTATCTGTTTGAAGAAAAATTACCAAAACCAAAAACGCGCTATGATGAAATTCCTGAAGTGATTGAAGTTGTTCGTGAACCAGCTGATGAATCAGAAAATCTTTTTGAACTATCTGAAGATTGGCAAAATGCAAAAAGTCTTGATGAGTTGAATTTACTTATAAAAGACTGTACTAAATGTGTTTTGCACAAAAACAGAAATAATTTCGTTTTTGGTTCTGGCAATCCAAATGCGGAAGTAATGGTTATTGGGGAAGGTCCTGGAGCTGAAGAGGACAAACAAGGATTACCATTTGTTGGAAGAGCCGGACAGCTGTTAACCGATATTTTGAAAGCAATAAAATTTGAACGTAATGAAGTTTATATAGCAAACATTGTTAAATGTCGTCCTCCCGAAAACAGAACTCCTTTGCCCGAAGAAATGGAGACCTGTATTCCATATCTGAAAAAACAAATATCTCTTATTCAGCCAAAGATGATTTTATGTCTTGGATTAACAGCGGCAAAAGGTCTGTTACGAAAGAAAGAATCACTTACTGCTTTGCGTGGAAAATTTTTTGATTATGAAGGTATTAAAGTAATGGTAACATTTCATCCAGCAGCTTTATTAAGAAATCCAAACTGGAAAAAAGATTGCTGGGAGGATGTTAAAAAATTCAGAAAAATGTATGATGAAATTGTAAAGTAA
- the dnaB gene encoding replicative DNA helicase: MAKTTKKNNNSTQQIIPAGNVPPSAPEVEQAVLGAMLIEKEAIAKAIAILNTESFYKREHQLIYEAMISLFEAGEPVDVVTVYEELKKRNQIEQVGGAAYISQLSQNIGSAALIETHARIIVEKQILRSLIQSAHQIAKEAYDGNQDAFEILDEAERKIFEISELQMKRNYQGMDVAVKNAIEYIEAIHTQTHRDFAVPTGFYELDEILGGFQKSDLIIIAARPSMGKTAFALTLARNAAIDHKVPVGIFSLEMSTMQLVIRLLCAEGRLNAHLVRTGKLPHSEGAKLSKNAHKLISAPIYVDDSPSQTVLEIRAKARRLKAEKKVGMIIIDYLQLMQGPAKAESREREISHISRSLKALAKELNIPVIALAQLNRAVESRSDKRPQLSDLRESGSIEQDADVVMFLNRPEYYGIEKDENGESLEGVAEVIIGKQRNGPTGTVKLAFIKEYARFENLAHARQLAEYSPIPEEDII; the protein is encoded by the coding sequence ATGGCAAAGACAACTAAAAAGAATAACAACTCAACACAGCAGATTATACCTGCCGGAAATGTTCCTCCATCTGCACCAGAGGTTGAACAGGCAGTTCTTGGTGCAATGCTTATTGAGAAGGAAGCTATTGCTAAAGCGATCGCAATACTTAACACAGAAAGCTTTTATAAGCGAGAACATCAGTTGATATACGAAGCAATGATTTCACTTTTTGAAGCTGGCGAACCTGTTGATGTTGTAACTGTTTATGAAGAATTAAAGAAGAGAAATCAGATTGAACAAGTTGGTGGCGCAGCATATATAAGTCAGCTTTCGCAAAACATTGGCTCTGCAGCATTAATCGAAACACACGCAAGAATAATTGTTGAGAAACAGATACTTAGATCATTGATCCAAAGTGCTCATCAGATTGCAAAAGAAGCTTATGATGGAAATCAGGATGCGTTTGAAATACTCGATGAAGCAGAAAGAAAGATATTCGAGATATCTGAACTTCAGATGAAAAGAAACTATCAGGGAATGGATGTAGCAGTTAAAAATGCGATTGAATACATTGAAGCAATACACACACAAACTCATCGCGATTTTGCTGTACCAACCGGTTTCTATGAACTTGATGAAATACTTGGTGGTTTTCAGAAATCAGATTTAATAATTATTGCTGCAAGACCTTCTATGGGAAAAACTGCATTCGCACTCACTCTTGCAAGAAATGCAGCAATAGATCATAAAGTGCCTGTCGGAATTTTCAGTCTTGAAATGTCAACAATGCAGTTGGTAATCAGATTACTTTGTGCTGAAGGCAGATTAAATGCACATCTTGTTAGAACAGGTAAACTCCCTCACTCAGAAGGAGCTAAGCTTAGTAAGAATGCTCATAAACTAATTTCTGCTCCGATTTATGTTGATGATTCTCCTTCACAAACTGTTCTTGAAATTCGTGCAAAAGCAAGACGACTTAAAGCAGAAAAGAAGGTGGGAATGATAATTATAGATTATCTTCAACTTATGCAAGGACCGGCTAAAGCAGAAAGTCGTGAAAGAGAAATATCTCATATTTCAAGATCGTTAAAAGCATTGGCAAAAGAATTAAATATACCAGTAATTGCTCTTGCTCAGTTGAATCGTGCAGTTGAATCCCGTTCTGATAAAAGACCACAACTTTCAGATCTTCGTGAATCAGGTTCAATAGAACAAGATGCGGATGTTGTTATGTTTCTTAATCGTCCGGAGTATTATGGTATTGAAAAAGATGAGAACGGTGAATCTTTGGAAGGCGTCGCAGAAGTGATAATAGGAAAACAAAGAAATGGTCCAACCGGTACGGTTAAACTTGCATTCATAAAAGAGTATGCGAGATTTGAAAACCTGGCTCACGCTCGTCAGTTAGCTGAATATTCTCCAATTCCAGAGGAAGATATTATTTGA
- a CDS encoding N-acetylmuramoyl-L-alanine amidase-like domain-containing protein has product MKNYSQIILLIFIVVQITFAQVFSDKDISECKSRFTFAIEKNLSQKPIGDVIAEVGKTFLNTPYEAHTLEVTDTEQLVINFSGLDCTTFLETTFSLARCIKQNKTSFEDFRNELQLIRYRDGKINDYTSRLHYFSDWIYHNTNKGLIKDVTKEIGGKPINFKVNFMSENPHLYKHLKSNPEFVNEIKKQEQEINSRQYHYIPENEIAKVESKIRNGDLIALTTSDKGLDIGHVGIAVKMADGKIHFMHAPMVGSKVQISEDSISGYVKKIKKHTGIIVLRANEI; this is encoded by the coding sequence ATGAAAAATTACTCCCAAATTATTTTGCTTATTTTTATCGTAGTACAAATCACTTTTGCTCAGGTTTTTTCGGATAAAGATATTTCGGAATGTAAAAGCAGATTCACTTTTGCAATTGAAAAAAATCTTTCACAGAAACCAATTGGTGATGTAATTGCAGAAGTTGGAAAAACATTCTTAAACACTCCCTATGAAGCACATACTTTAGAAGTTACAGATACAGAACAACTTGTTATTAATTTTTCAGGGTTAGACTGTACAACATTTCTGGAGACTACTTTCAGTCTTGCACGATGCATTAAACAAAACAAAACATCTTTTGAAGACTTTAGGAATGAATTACAATTAATAAGATATCGTGATGGAAAGATTAACGATTATACTTCAAGACTTCACTACTTTTCTGATTGGATTTACCATAACACTAACAAAGGTTTGATAAAAGATGTAACGAAAGAAATTGGCGGCAAACCAATAAATTTCAAAGTAAATTTTATGTCTGAAAATCCACATTTGTATAAACATCTAAAATCTAATCCTGAATTTGTTAATGAAATAAAAAAGCAGGAACAGGAAATCAATAGTCGTCAGTATCATTACATTCCTGAAAATGAAATTGCAAAAGTGGAAAGCAAAATTCGGAATGGCGATTTAATTGCACTGACTACAAGTGACAAAGGATTGGATATTGGACATGTTGGTATCGCGGTAAAAATGGCTGATGGAAAAATTCATTTTATGCATGCACCAATGGTTGGAAGCAAAGTTCAAATTTCTGAGGATTCAATTTCAGGTTATGTTAAAAAAATCAAAAAGCACACAGGAATAATAGTTCTGCGGGCTAATGAAATTTAA
- a CDS encoding NAD(P)-dependent oxidoreductase — protein sequence MKIFITGGSGFLGQYLNRVLSEKHQILTTFYSHTGNCKNYNSLQLDLRNLAELRKIFINFLPDVVIHTAAISDTILNSNVSTKEVYEINVNVTEELAKLCQEFNAKMVYTSTDLVYAGYRGSYLKEDAKLIPVSLYAETKLMGEVKIRQVFNNYIILRTALLFGFGLNHSRSHFQYLYEQLRNNKPVKVFIDQFRSPISVIEAARLIDNMLDRNINGEIINFGGPERVSRYELAERLCDIAGFDKKLLIKIKLDDMPELPKVEDVSMNIDKLKSFDLIPKQLDEMIKEVIKNQN from the coding sequence ATGAAGATATTCATTACCGGCGGAAGCGGATTTCTCGGACAATATCTGAACAGAGTTTTATCCGAAAAACATCAGATACTTACAACATTTTACAGTCATACTGGTAATTGTAAAAATTATAATTCTCTACAGTTAGATTTAAGAAACCTTGCAGAGTTAAGAAAAATTTTTATAAACTTTTTGCCAGATGTTGTTATTCACACTGCAGCAATTAGCGATACAATTTTGAATTCGAATGTTTCAACCAAAGAAGTTTATGAAATAAATGTTAATGTAACTGAAGAACTAGCAAAACTTTGCCAGGAGTTTAATGCTAAAATGGTTTACACTTCAACTGATTTGGTTTATGCCGGCTATCGTGGTTCATATCTGAAGGAAGATGCCAAGTTAATTCCGGTTTCTCTTTATGCCGAAACAAAGCTTATGGGCGAAGTAAAGATAAGACAGGTCTTTAATAACTACATAATATTACGAACAGCATTACTCTTTGGTTTTGGATTAAATCATTCACGTAGTCATTTTCAATATTTGTATGAACAACTTCGCAATAATAAACCGGTTAAGGTTTTTATTGATCAATTCCGATCACCGATTTCTGTGATTGAAGCTGCCAGATTGATAGATAATATGTTAGATAGAAATATTAACGGAGAAATAATAAACTTTGGAGGACCAGAGAGGGTTTCGAGATATGAGCTTGCTGAAAGATTATGTGACATTGCAGGATTTGATAAAAAGCTTCTTATTAAAATTAAATTAGATGATATGCCTGAACTTCCAAAGGTTGAAGATGTTTCAATGAATATTGATAAACTTAAATCATTCGATTTAATACCAAAACAACTTGATGAAATGATTAAGGAAGTGATTAAAAACCAAAATTAA
- the rfbB gene encoding dTDP-glucose 4,6-dehydratase, which yields MKTILVTGGAGFIGSNFINYILKNRDDYFIINLDKLTYAGNLENLKESESNKNYLFVKGDITNNELVNFLFEKYKIKYVINFAAESHVDRSILGAEVFYRTNVIGTNVLLEAARRFNIEKFLQISTDEVYGSLGPTGLFTETTPLSPNSPYSSSKAAADMMVMAYHHTYGLPVVITRCSNNYGPYQFPEKLIPLMIINALNNKKLPIYGDGMNVRDWIYVIDHNKAVELVFEKGKIGEIYNVGASNEMPNLQIVKLILKYLNKSENLIEFVKDRPGHDRRYAIDSSKIQNQLGWKPEFSFESAIENTINWYLENKSWWERILTGDYLKYYSEQYSNR from the coding sequence ATGAAAACAATTTTAGTCACTGGTGGTGCGGGTTTTATAGGAAGTAATTTCATTAATTACATTCTGAAAAACAGAGATGATTACTTCATCATAAATCTTGATAAACTTACATATGCAGGAAACCTGGAAAACCTGAAAGAGTCAGAATCAAATAAAAATTATTTGTTTGTAAAAGGAGATATTACCAATAACGAACTTGTGAACTTTTTATTTGAAAAATATAAAATAAAGTATGTTATAAACTTCGCTGCAGAATCTCATGTTGACCGCAGCATACTTGGAGCTGAAGTATTTTATAGAACAAATGTTATCGGCACCAATGTGCTTCTTGAAGCCGCCAGAAGATTTAACATAGAGAAGTTTTTACAAATTTCCACAGATGAGGTTTATGGTAGCTTAGGTCCAACTGGATTATTTACAGAAACAACACCGCTTTCTCCGAACAGTCCTTATTCATCTAGCAAAGCTGCGGCAGATATGATGGTTATGGCATATCATCATACTTATGGTTTACCAGTTGTGATTACAAGGTGTTCTAATAATTATGGACCATATCAATTTCCGGAAAAATTAATTCCTTTAATGATAATAAATGCATTAAATAATAAAAAGCTTCCAATCTATGGCGATGGTATGAATGTCCGTGATTGGATTTATGTGATTGATCATAATAAAGCTGTTGAATTAGTGTTCGAAAAAGGTAAAATAGGTGAAATCTATAATGTAGGTGCAAGCAATGAAATGCCTAACCTTCAAATCGTAAAATTGATTTTAAAGTATCTGAATAAAAGTGAAAACCTTATCGAATTTGTTAAAGACAGACCAGGCCACGACAGACGATATGCAATTGATTCATCTAAAATTCAAAACCAATTAGGGTGGAAACCAGAATTTTCTTTTGAATCTGCTATTGAAAATACAATCAACTGGTATTTGGAAAATAAATCCTGGTGGGAAAGAATTTTAACAGGAGATTATTTAAAATATTATTCTGAACAATATTCAAATAGATAA
- a CDS encoding SLBB domain-containing protein gives MKKIVLILLLFNLLVIYAQTTDRNQNTSMLAASTISVTLGGQFPLTGTFPASVTERVDQFVTRIYTQAMERSLRTATDQIMLEKIKKELSDFSLRGILLKRANGEEIILDLAKFRIDGDFKNNPYLKNDDVIIFPPNDIERNFISITGAVNSPGKFLFVEGDKLKDIIELARGINQAYENVSKAKIYRLSYDGSNSEVIEVGLQENILLKRGDQIVVLADETQRKELFALVLGEVIQPGYVPVTRNSTKLGEIMKHVKGFTNNASLKRARLFRGNSVTTLLEKQYGIKIDEKLLNNDKELVDRIVNYEQAMMFRMSNLVEEDQNYFQAENQYRVLNEGSAIDFTKIYDEKSEIYNFIVYPGDVIIIPPKRNTVYVFGQVSNPGHVKFVEGKDYLYYIDQAGGLGEYAENEIMVIKGSSRNWIPAERNVEIEEGDYIFIPKERIKSFRTFTMELAGYFSIVGSIATILLLIVQLGK, from the coding sequence ATGAAAAAAATTGTTTTAATTCTTTTGTTATTTAATTTATTGGTCATTTATGCACAGACGACTGATCGAAATCAAAATACTTCGATGTTAGCCGCAAGTACTATTTCAGTTACACTTGGTGGGCAATTCCCTCTGACCGGAACTTTTCCCGCATCAGTAACAGAAAGAGTTGATCAGTTTGTAACGAGAATCTATACTCAAGCAATGGAAAGAAGTTTAAGAACAGCAACAGATCAAATAATGCTTGAAAAGATAAAAAAGGAACTTTCTGATTTTTCTTTGAGAGGAATTCTTCTGAAAAGAGCCAATGGTGAAGAAATCATTTTGGATCTAGCTAAGTTTAGAATAGATGGCGATTTTAAAAATAATCCATATTTAAAGAATGATGATGTTATAATTTTCCCCCCAAACGATATTGAAAGAAATTTTATTTCTATAACAGGTGCAGTCAACAGTCCTGGGAAATTTTTATTTGTTGAAGGAGATAAACTTAAAGATATCATCGAATTGGCAAGAGGAATAAATCAAGCTTATGAGAATGTTAGCAAAGCAAAAATTTATCGTCTTTCATATGATGGTTCAAATAGTGAAGTAATTGAAGTTGGCTTGCAGGAAAATATTTTGCTCAAGCGAGGAGATCAGATAGTTGTTTTAGCAGACGAGACACAAAGGAAAGAGTTATTTGCTTTAGTATTAGGAGAAGTAATTCAACCAGGTTATGTCCCGGTAACAAGGAACAGCACTAAGCTCGGGGAAATAATGAAACATGTTAAAGGTTTTACAAATAATGCCTCACTAAAAAGAGCTAGACTTTTCCGTGGGAACAGTGTCACAACACTTTTGGAAAAACAATATGGTATCAAGATAGATGAAAAATTACTTAACAATGACAAAGAGTTGGTCGATAGAATAGTTAATTACGAGCAAGCAATGATGTTCAGAATGTCTAATTTAGTTGAGGAAGATCAGAACTATTTTCAGGCAGAAAATCAATATCGTGTACTAAATGAGGGAAGCGCAATTGATTTTACGAAAATTTATGACGAAAAATCAGAGATTTATAATTTTATTGTCTATCCAGGTGATGTGATCATAATTCCTCCGAAAAGAAATACTGTTTATGTTTTTGGTCAGGTTTCGAATCCAGGACACGTAAAATTTGTAGAAGGGAAGGATTATTTATACTATATAGATCAGGCAGGCGGCTTAGGAGAATATGCTGAAAATGAAATAATGGTAATTAAAGGAAGCTCAAGGAATTGGATTCCAGCCGAAAGAAATGTTGAGATTGAAGAAGGAGATTATATTTTTATTCCAAAAGAAAGAATAAAGTCTTTCCGAACATTCACAATGGAATTAGCAGGATACTTCAGTATTGTTGGAAGTATTGCAACAATTTTATTGTTGATCGTTCAGTTAGGTAAATAA
- a CDS encoding glycosyltransferase family 4 protein, with product MRLNDSINKIAFISDYPPRKCGIATFTQDLRNAISSQYPHSDTFIISVNDIVEGYNYPPEVRFEIQHNDISTYRNAADYLNFNPADIVSVQHEFGIFGGSAGNYLLAILKDIKIPVVTTFHTILKNPDPEQMKVMRELIRLSARYVVMSETGKEFLEQIYNADPVRIDVIPHGIPDMPFVDPNFYKDQFGVEGKNVILTFGLISPGKGIENVLKALPKVIRKYPNTVYIVLGATHPNLLRQQGESYRLSLERLANDLGINKNVIFYNRFVSLDELKEFIGAADIYVTPYLNEAQITSGTLSYAFGCGKAVISTPYWHAKELLIDDRGILVPFNDPNAIADAIELLISNETLRHSMRKRAYIIGREMIWSNVAHLYMESFIKARKSGIAHSKHRLVIKTLDEETLNLPKIKTDYLRKLTDKTGIIQHAKYSIPNFRDGYCLDDNARALMLTVLLESTPFYNQEINSLQETYAAFINYAFDENTRLFRNILSFDRKWLEEKGSEDSNGRAIWALGTVINRSKNQQLQNWAADVFVRALEHITDFTSPRAWAFILAGISEYLSKFGGDRLVNQIRDELEKRLINIFKIVSSDDWKWFENYLTYSNAKLSLGLISSAIISGNQEALSVGLDSLKWLCKIQKSPGGNFAPIGNDGFYIRNQKRAWYDQQPIEAFSTVAATLKAYEATKENEWLKEARLAFEWFLGRNDNQISLVDHNSGACRDGLHIDRANSNMGAESTLSYLLSLTLMHLYSEAYSNSDNNFEKVDSEKLSVITN from the coding sequence ATGAGATTGAACGATTCTATAAATAAAATTGCTTTCATCTCTGATTATCCACCACGCAAGTGCGGAATTGCAACTTTTACTCAAGACCTTCGAAATGCTATTAGTTCTCAATACCCTCACTCAGATACATTTATTATTTCGGTTAATGATATTGTTGAAGGTTACAATTATCCACCTGAGGTTAGATTTGAAATTCAACATAATGACATTTCTACTTACCGCAATGCTGCTGATTATCTTAATTTTAATCCTGCAGATATTGTCTCTGTTCAACATGAATTTGGAATTTTTGGTGGTTCTGCCGGAAATTATCTTCTTGCTATTCTGAAGGATATTAAAATTCCTGTTGTTACAACTTTCCATACAATTCTGAAAAACCCTGACCCGGAACAGATGAAAGTTATGAGGGAATTAATAAGACTTTCGGCAAGATATGTTGTAATGTCTGAAACCGGAAAAGAATTTCTTGAGCAAATCTATAATGCTGATCCTGTGCGAATTGATGTAATACCACACGGTATTCCGGATATGCCATTTGTTGATCCGAATTTTTATAAAGATCAATTTGGTGTTGAAGGTAAAAATGTGATTTTAACTTTTGGATTAATCTCTCCGGGCAAAGGAATCGAGAATGTACTTAAAGCATTACCTAAAGTTATTAGAAAATATCCGAATACAGTTTACATTGTTCTTGGTGCAACTCATCCTAATCTGTTAAGACAACAGGGGGAATCTTACAGATTAAGCCTGGAAAGATTAGCAAATGATCTGGGTATTAATAAAAATGTAATTTTTTATAACCGTTTTGTAAGCCTTGATGAATTAAAAGAATTTATCGGGGCAGCAGATATTTATGTTACGCCTTATCTAAATGAAGCTCAAATAACTTCAGGAACTTTGTCTTATGCTTTTGGTTGTGGCAAAGCTGTTATATCAACACCATATTGGCATGCGAAAGAATTATTAATTGACGATCGCGGAATACTAGTTCCGTTCAATGATCCTAATGCGATAGCTGATGCAATTGAGCTCTTAATTTCAAACGAGACATTAAGACATTCGATGAGAAAGAGAGCGTATATTATCGGTCGCGAGATGATTTGGAGTAATGTGGCTCATCTTTATATGGAATCATTTATTAAGGCAAGAAAATCAGGAATCGCTCATTCAAAACATAGATTAGTTATAAAAACTCTCGATGAAGAAACTCTTAATCTTCCCAAGATAAAAACAGATTACCTCCGGAAACTGACTGATAAAACAGGAATTATTCAACATGCAAAGTATTCAATCCCAAATTTTAGAGATGGATATTGTCTTGATGATAATGCCAGAGCTTTAATGTTAACAGTACTTCTAGAAAGTACTCCATTTTACAATCAAGAAATAAATAGTCTGCAGGAAACTTATGCTGCATTTATTAATTATGCTTTTGATGAAAATACCAGACTTTTCAGAAACATACTTTCTTTTGATAGAAAATGGCTTGAAGAAAAAGGTTCTGAAGACAGTAACGGTAGAGCAATTTGGGCGCTTGGAACTGTAATTAACAGAAGTAAAAATCAACAACTGCAAAACTGGGCAGCGGATGTTTTTGTTAGAGCTTTGGAGCACATTACTGATTTTACCTCACCAAGAGCGTGGGCATTTATACTTGCAGGTATCTCAGAGTATTTATCAAAATTTGGCGGAGATAGATTAGTCAATCAAATAAGAGATGAATTAGAAAAAAGGTTAATAAACATATTTAAAATTGTTTCTTCAGATGATTGGAAATGGTTTGAGAATTATCTCACCTACTCAAATGCAAAGCTATCTTTAGGATTGATTTCTTCAGCTATTATTTCCGGAAATCAGGAAGCATTGTCAGTTGGATTAGATTCTCTTAAATGGCTTTGTAAAATTCAGAAGTCACCTGGTGGAAATTTTGCCCCAATTGGTAATGACGGATTCTATATACGAAATCAAAAGCGCGCCTGGTACGATCAACAACCAATAGAAGCTTTTTCAACCGTTGCTGCAACATTGAAAGCTTATGAAGCAACTAAAGAAAATGAATGGTTAAAAGAAGCCCGATTAGCTTTCGAATGGTTCCTTGGAAGAAATGATAATCAGATTTCTTTGGTTGATCATAATTCCGGTGCCTGCAGAGATGGTTTACACATAGATCGTGCTAATTCAAATATGGGTGCAGAGTCAACTCTCTCATACTTGCTTTCACTTACATTGATGCATTTGTACTCCGAAGCTTATTCAAATTCTGATAACAATTTTGAAAAAGTAGATAGTGAAAAACTTTCTGTTATTACAAACTAA
- a CDS encoding glycoside hydrolase family 130 protein yields the protein MNLIRKDIILRPDPKRVLFRPFVPKTRKQILKIVARILKLSDEEVNKKYHEVIKEFGNRHNRIDEFFLKQYESVKDLVFTDERLSDIRKLLIGAYFTLEYSFESSALFNPSMIWHPDQSNLPEGSRRFILSLRAIGEGHISSITFRSGIVDNKGNISIDKPTKFVTSADMIPDSYYEKELFSRKLKELNLLNDFSKKILDELNEFFTINELKDILRRMVKSLSYFYQNADLIASKILNLAKSNYEIQFSTNTDISERVIFPSTPNETNGIEDARFCEFKDEDGAITYYATYTAYDGEVVFPQLLETRDFYHFKVNTLNGPAIQNKGMALFPRKINGHYAMLSRQDGENIYIMFSDMIHFWYHKKLLLRPTYHWEFVQIGNSGSPIETDYGWLVLYHGVGAMRKYSLGAFLLDKNDPTKVIARTKEPILTANENEREGYVPNVIYTCGGQIFNGNLIIPYAMSDYASSFAILPLEDLINEMVKV from the coding sequence ATGAATCTTATCAGAAAAGATATTATTCTTCGACCTGATCCTAAAAGAGTATTATTCAGACCATTTGTTCCTAAAACGAGAAAACAAATATTGAAAATTGTTGCAAGGATTCTGAAGCTCAGTGATGAAGAAGTTAATAAAAAATATCATGAGGTTATAAAAGAATTCGGAAACAGACATAACCGAATAGATGAATTTTTTCTCAAGCAATATGAATCTGTTAAAGATCTTGTATTTACTGATGAAAGACTATCTGACATAAGAAAACTTTTAATAGGTGCCTACTTTACTCTGGAATATTCGTTCGAATCTTCGGCATTATTTAATCCTTCAATGATATGGCATCCGGACCAATCAAATCTTCCTGAAGGAAGCAGGCGATTCATTCTAAGTTTAAGAGCTATTGGTGAAGGTCATATTTCATCAATCACCTTTCGTTCAGGTATTGTTGATAATAAAGGAAATATCTCAATTGACAAACCGACTAAGTTTGTTACTTCTGCGGATATGATTCCTGACTCGTACTATGAAAAAGAATTATTTTCAAGAAAATTAAAAGAGTTAAACCTTCTCAATGATTTTTCTAAAAAAATACTGGATGAGTTAAACGAATTTTTTACAATTAATGAGTTAAAAGATATTTTGAGAAGGATGGTAAAGTCACTCTCATATTTTTATCAAAATGCCGATTTAATCGCATCGAAAATTCTTAATCTTGCCAAATCAAATTATGAAATTCAATTTTCGACTAACACTGATATTTCTGAAAGAGTGATCTTTCCATCAACACCAAACGAAACAAACGGAATTGAAGATGCACGATTCTGTGAATTTAAAGATGAAGACGGCGCAATTACTTATTACGCAACTTACACAGCATACGATGGAGAAGTAGTTTTTCCACAGTTACTTGAAACCAGGGATTTTTATCACTTCAAAGTGAATACTCTTAACGGACCCGCAATTCAAAACAAAGGAATGGCTTTATTTCCCAGAAAAATAAATGGTCACTATGCAATGCTTTCCCGACAAGATGGAGAAAATATTTATATAATGTTTTCGGATATGATTCATTTCTGGTATCATAAAAAATTATTGCTTCGACCAACTTATCATTGGGAGTTTGTTCAAATAGGGAATAGTGGCTCTCCGATAGAAACTGATTACGGATGGCTTGTTTTGTATCACGGAGTTGGTGCAATGAGAAAGTATTCTTTAGGTGCATTCTTACTTGATAAAAATGATCCAACAAAAGTGATAGCAAGAACAAAAGAACCGATACTCACAGCAAACGAAAATGAAAGAGAAGGTTATGTCCCGAATGTTATTTATACTTGTGGTGGACAGATTTTTAATGGCAACCTGATTATTCCATATGCAATGTCTGATTATGCAAGCAGCTTTGCAATTCTTCCACTTGAAGATTTAATTAATGAGATGGTAAAAGTTTAA